The Engystomops pustulosus chromosome 2, aEngPut4.maternal, whole genome shotgun sequence genomic interval GACTGCCATTTAGGGCTGAAGAATCCCACAGACCCGGCTTCGCTCGAGCTGAAAAGCCAATAAGCTTCCCACATGGCGCGCTGCGGCCAGCTGATGACCCCGGAGGAATTCACAACTTCCTGGGCGACAGGTGGAAGGCCAAGAaatacagaaaccacaggaggaGCAGGCTGTGACTCTTCACTCCTAGCCAATGGTCCTGGGCGACTTGCTGCACAAAGCACACGGACACAGGAGAGGGTTGGAATAGTGAACCATGGAAAACGTACCAACAGTATTAGGCCCTGTTCACACTACTGCATGGGTCCCTTAACTTTAAATAGACATGGGCAACAGATTTTACCTCATGAAATtactaaagacatagttggaaacataagctgcagataaagatccagtttcccGCCTTTTATATTAATTGTCCATATCTCCTTTTCTGTAAATTACAGATTTACATGCCCGATGCAATCTAAAAGAggagattcttctctttaatatgacaccagtaataTATTTTTGAGGTGCTATACAACcgaagataggggtgtctgaagtgacactgccCTTGCTGCCTCTAAATTGGCCTCATCTCTGCCAATTATGGCTCTTAACTGATttttaggagatttttttttttttcagttcatAGGTAAAAGAGGCGAGATTTCACAATTTTGGATCCACTACTGGCTTTGACTAAAACCAATTTGCCTGCATGTGTGATAAGGGCCTAACATGACTCACTTACTATGCAACCGATATAAAGCAAAGAATACACAAATAGAAAGACAGAAGACATGGGATTctgaggggcacatgtatcagagTTCTTGGGCCGACACTTTACcaggtttcctgaagttggcccacataatcattgcaatgtatcttaaaggggttgtccgagtttaaaaaaaaaaaaatatatatgtggccaggagcaggctgcctaaaataataaagatgtacttacctccggtatccagcgctgctgtcgctccggtccgggcgccatgtaaacaaacatggccgccggagcagcgctggactcagcttccggccggccgtggccgggtacgcctatccgtccctatacacagcattgtgtatgggggccggaaggttgtcgggtccggccggaactgagtccagcgctgctccggcggccatgtttgtttacatggcgcccggaccggagcgacagcagcgctggataccggagggcaccggaaggtaagtacagctttattgttttagtcagcccgctcccggccacagaGTTTTTTTTCgaaaacttggacaacccctttaagttttttcccTTTGCAATCCATTTGTCGAGATGCCTGTTTAGTTTCACTTTTGCCACTTTTTGTGGTGtgagactttttagtcccaaatagtaactccctaaagtaagtctgggtctagcttGCTCGTTTCGGGACAAGAacgggacaatttcagagcccaaaagtctcacaagttgaacaaacatctgggcctCTGCATTACATCCTTGGGGCAGCTAACATTGGTGTGCTGCTCGattctgcgcctaaaaagtctcaaactgtgaagtctcacaaaaaaaaaaaaaaaaaaacacaacaataggagtgatacacgtTCCCCAGTGTCACAATGCAGGATTAAGAATGGCAGGGGCTGAAGAGTTTTCAGcatccaatcacagctcccctttaaaatattcatgagcgctgagctttcttacttttagacactttgataaatctgcaccattatgtattagctccacctagtggtgaccaTAAGAAGCCAATATTTTATGGTTAATCTAGAAcagggatggcgaacctttcagagaccgggtgcccaaactacaaccaacacccacttatttaacatcaagtgccaacatgacaatttatacagtaacttTTTGCTCCCTGTTCATCCGCAACATTCAATCGCTTGGCCACCTGAGGACACTGATATAACTGAAAGCAGTAGAGCAAATTCAGACATTATTGTAGTTACTCTCCAGGATCTCTCTatacaggaagaatcgtggggccagcaagtggacctccaaagataagccgtccctgttcacaccttctcactcttcctgcagttccaatcacTCAAGGAAGTGTCACCTTAAAAGAGCAAGTTGTCAGGGACCGCAGGAAGACTCAAGTCCTTTCTGGTGAACTTTTCCCTGGGGCTactgcctgagtgcccacagaaagggctccgagtgccacctctggcacctgtgccataggttcgccatcactgatctagaatgTTGCAGGTTTAATAAAGAAGGTAAAAGGCAAGGAATAGTAATGGATAATGTATATACTAGGCAGCGTAGGGCAATAATCTCTTACCTGTGGCTCTCTGGTGAGGCGCCATAcgcatacacaccatacacacctgACAGCCTAGAAAACTGCTGATACATACCAGGCAGTATACATCATATTGCAAGAACACAAGTAAATTCTGGACACCATCTGCCTCAGAATGTAAAAGGAAAACCAGTGTTTAAAAGGTCCACATCTGATAATAGTTATACACAGTTACCAGGTCTCACCTTTTATCCCTAAGCTAAATAACCCCAGttttgaagaagaaaaaaatagaaaccATGTCTTAATACAGAGaaaaacgtatatatatatatattacatacatgcCAGCGCAATGGTAATGGATGGCGTGGATTTTGTTATTGAAGGCCTATCCTGAGGATTAAGGAATCTGATCAGAGGGGTCCAATACAGCTAGCCAGAACCCTACTGACGAGTTACTCAATCTCCCATAACTTACTATAATAGGTAACACTTCCAGGAAGCATATACCTGGATCCGACACATAAGGGACACTTTTTGGAAATGATCACCCTTGGCTGGGGCAGATGGTACAGGACCGCCATTGTGGGGCACACTCCGGGTTGGTTTTCTATTGAATAACACTCTACCACACTAAATAAGAGGTACCAAGAAAGTTTAATATAACACAAATCAAGGTCTATGGGATCTTGACACACAATAAAAAcagaaagaataataaaaaaagcaaaaaaaaaaaaaaaacaatgcggcTTTTATTCACATAGAACATGCAGGTACAAGACACAGGGGGCGCCACATGACAGGTCTTCCTGAACGTTCCTATAACATATCAGTGAGAAGTGAATGATGTCCGCGGTCACTGAGAGAGACCTCCGCCGTGTCCTCTGCAAGGGGCAGCACATAAAACTGTACTACTTTATATACTTCTCCATGAACTTCTTGTGGAACTCTGAGCGCAGCGTGTCGTTGACAAATCTCTTCTCTTTCTTCATCTCGTCCACGCCCTTGGCGCAGTTCTTGAACACCACGTCGTCGTCCCACCTGAGAAGAGACACATGGCGAGTGTGAAGAGCAGTCGTGGAGGAGGAAGATAGGATCgtaatacattgtaacagatccgGGCTATATGGTTCTACTCTGCACAGGTCACTTCACTACTGCCCCCATAGGACAAAGTTTATTACTGCATCTTCCAACATATGCATAAAACCATATGCAAAAATACAGTGTCTCATGTGCACCACAAAACTTCAAACAAACCGTGTAGGGGTGTTTGAATATGGTTTGTGGCATCATTGGCCCTCTGAGTCATAATGGAGAACCAGCGATCAGGCAGTTGTCCTCTATCTGGTGTATACGGTATAACTGTATATAGTctgagccccccagtaatatgtacATATAAACACGAAACTTACCTCCGTTTCACCTTGAAACTTGCTTGGGACACCACGGGGGAGGCGAGGTTCAGTAGGGGGTTGCCGCTTAAAATGTTCTCCATTCGAATTCGCTCCTCTTCAGCTTTCTGCTCTAGTTCCTTTTATTAAACATATTATACATTACGGATCATTTTGTGGTCGTGAAAATCAGATTAGAGATTACAAATCAGAGTATTCAGGCATGTTAAAGGAATTGTCTACTTCAAGGAGGTTAATTTGGAATTTAAATATTAATCAATAATCGATCAGTGGGGTCCCACACCCTGTCCCCATCTCTTCCAAGGCCAAGACGTCATATCCATCAATGACATGACCCAAGTGCAGTACCATGCACGGAGCTGTGCTAGGTAAATAGTGAAAGGTCTTCAAAGAGATGATCAGTGGAGATTTCTGGTATAAGACCACCTCGTATGAAGACCCATCTCCAGCAGGGTTGCAGAGTCGTTAAGCCAAACTTCCGACTCCACCAACATGGTCATTAATTGTGACTCCACAGTTATGCTTTAGTATTCTCTGATCAGTGCCAAGATAATTGCGGGGATTTCTTTCCAGAGCCTCATTATCGATTtgaagcagaggagcttcactactgagcatgtacataaagtgcagccattcACCTAAAGTAAAAGCCTAGAAGATGGGTAAACGACCCGTcacatgcagcctgtcaagcTATGAGCTGCAGTCCGCAGCCTGCTGATAGGTCTCCTGTGTTATgactattgtctgctctggggtctccactattatctgctctgaatACATTATTtggtctctggggtggtatttcctGCTTTGACATTTATAACTtcaggggtggcattttgtgcagccccttaaagttgagcagtatgataATGTGGCCTTTGGACCGATAAATGTTGTTCAACCGAGGCCTAAATCCTTAGTTTAGGGATAGGACATACATTTAAAGGAACTTTGATCAATTTTATAATCTATTATACGTTTGTGGAGTCtgagttggtccattttatcatGAACCTATCCATTTACActtataaaaaaaggaaataaaatcaataaatataaaatttgtggagaaaaaaaaaaaaaaatcattaaaaagccAAGAAAAAAACCCCCAGAGCTTTTCCTATAAATTCCTGTGATAAGTAGagaaaaaattaggagtaaatgAAAACAGAGCGGTAATTACAGTCTGGGGACAGGAGATTAGTGGAGGGGAATGCTTAGTTGTCTTTGCCCGTGGCCccgcacatcattacacaggggCCCTGGGCTCATCGCTGCAGAAGCCTTCTTATAACCTCATTgaggagcaatgctctgcaggcgTCCGGCGTGACCCAAATTCCGCTGAATACGACGCAGCAGAGATAGAATTACATCCCCATGAACCGTAATAGCAGAGCAAGTCACGTACCGATATCTACAGGGGGGATATCATGTCATTACAGGGATCTGCAAACGCGGCAAAAGCTGATTTAGTAAAATTCTGTACCATTTGTTAAAATACTCCCTGGGTTGTTAGTGCTTTTTGGATATTTCTAAAAATTGTTGCTCTATTAACACGAAATAGAGCAAGTCAAGTCAGGGTTGGATACTGCAGCTCTGCTTCACCTTAGAAGACAACCCTTGTCCGTATGTCCCATCAGTGAATATGGACATAGTagagattgtagctggacttggagcaccgtGGTGCAATAGAGCGAGTTCTCTTCACAGAAAACAACACATCCCCTGCCCTGTAACAGGTTAAATATTACAGCAGAGTGAAGGGAGCTTGTAGATCAGCGCAGCAGTATGAGGACACTCCATCAGtggtccaagtccagctacaatcctggaatacaaagtcATGTTTCACATTGTTTCTGCTATTAACAGACacaaaaggtatggttacacagatctccagggacaataccaaacactcTATGCCACTCTTACTGCACTATGGCGCCCGAGCCACCCAATGTATAGCACACAGTGCCATGGTCTATACAATATCTGGATACATTCTCATTTTTCGGATTGGAAGAAGTCACAGAGTTCTATCTTTTTACGAGACAGGAACGCATTGTATTCCTTTATAGCCTTCCCCGAGGAACACTCACACCTTCACCAACATTAGTATTTGGTCTCAGCCCTGCGAGGTTGACTGCGTACATTAGCGCTGATTATACAGACGGCCTATCTTATTACATGATGCCAGGCTCCAGTCCCATTCTGCCATGTGCTATACATGATGTGCTGTGAGATGATAATATTTTGGTCACCACTTCCATCCGCCGGCTTCAGGCAACAGGATTGTTAATAAGAACTGGAAGGATCCAAGTCTTCTGCCAAGAGCACCGATGCGAAAGCTCTAAAGTTCTCCTCTTCAGATATCTAGGTGTCCTGGTCATTTGTTATTGGGGAGGATGATAACCATCGTGCTCTCAGTCGTGGGCGTACATACCATAGAGGAAGATCATGTACAATGGGCTCTGAGATAAGGCATAAGATATGGTTGTATATGATTTATAGCTGCACTATATGTACCCAACATGGATATTACCAGGTTTTGGGCCTCACTCTAACATAAAACAAGTTTTTTCAGGGTGATAACTGGGGGGTAGAAGGTCCTAGGGTCCTTGATTACTGATGAAGCTGTGAATCACTACAACCCCTCCCTACAAAGATGATAAGAATCACATTAAGAGACCATAGCAAGATAAGGGCACATCATTACAGAGGACTATGATACTGAGAGTCTGGATCCAGGAACCCAGGAAGTATGGCCGTCACCCAGTCCCTTCTCAACAGAATAAGCAGGGGGTGTATGAGGGGAGTGACCCATTATTTATGATCAATGTGATGGAATACGCTGAAATAATGAATTTATGAGGTCTGTGAGAATAATGggcaaataaataattttttttttttcccaaattaaaacagagatacaggcagtccccagttatgtacaagataggttttgtaggtttgttcttaagttgaatttgtatgtaagtcagaactgtatattttatcattgtaatcccagccaatttatttttggtctctgtgacaattggattttaaaaatgttgggttgtcataagaaccagaactaacactaaagcttcattacagacacctgatcattgtagcctaaggctaaagtacagtaaatacccAACACGCAGAGGTCGGTTTGTAATTAGGGGGCATCTGtaaatcgagtgttcttaagtaggggaccacctgtatattagaATGAAGAAAAAAAGTTTGTCGGAGCTCCTGATTCTGCGTGCTGCCTCTTATTGTAGATTAATTCCTAAAACGTTCAAATAACAATCCAGCTTGTTTGGAGGTTTTGCACGACCAAAGGATCTTCCACAAGAATAAACCACCATTCAGACACAGAACACTACTTAGCGTCCTCCTCCAGCTTCACTAGTGTTCACAGCGAATAACTAGACAGAGGGAACTCGCACATACATAGCGTACTATGTTCACCTCATCCGAAAAActgtttattattatttgaagGTTTTTGGAATTATATCTACACAAAGATAAAGCATGCAGAATCAGGAGCTCTGGTCAGacaaacttttttctttatttatacttTTTGGACTTTGGTGGATCGGTCCATGACTGTTTGTAGCTCTGAGAGTTGGAGGTGtgcaacacatatataatatcttTATTAGTATATATTAGAGGTATGGATCGGGAGAAATTCTCAATATAAACTGACAGATGTCACATAGGCTCCAACATATAGCAGCACAGTAGATGTTCCCTTCCATATACACGAAGACTCTTCTTTCATTCATTTATATCTAATTACATAGCGCCCTCCAGTGGAGACAAAAATATCAGACTAAGCTTTGTAATTTTTTCTTAAATGAAAAGCTCCCAGGCCTATAAGCCTCCGTGGACCATGATCTATGGGATTTATCTCCAGTGTGGAGAACATGCATAAAGCAGGCAGTATGCACGTGGTGATATCGGCTGTGTTCTTCACTGCCCTCCGCTgaatccttaaagggcacctatcaGGGCGATTTTAGACACTAAATCACCAGTGGTTTAATGTCCTATATTGCCTGTACCAGACCCAGGTGTCCGCGattaaaataaaaacactaaTACTTCCATAGAGATGGGTACAATAAGGCTCTTGTGCTCCACGTGCCTGCACAGTTCATCCCAGCTTCAATGTGTAAGAGCCATAACCATGGTACAGGCCCAGTTGAGCCAGAGTGAAGTACGCCAGCTTCACTACACGACTGCGCAGGGAGCACAGGACCAAGTaagaattaatgttttttttttgtttgtttttttaaaagcaGGCACCTAGCGTCTTTGGTAAAGAGTTATTTGGGATATTGAaggtggttaagtgtcccaaatcaccctgacatgtCCTCTGTAATATGCACATGATCTTGTGCTACAAGCAGAGAATCAATTGCATCCAATCCCATGTACAGGGTACTCTATTTACCCAGACAGAAGTTGTGGATTATACCATGCACACTATGTCGATTTTTGGCTGTAGCCATCTCCTTTCTCAGGGATAAATCTGTGGCCAACTCCTCAGTGAAATGGCTTGCACTAGTCATCTACACCAGTTCTCCATCTTACCTTCCGGGCCTGCTCCTCTGCCCGTTCCTTCTTAATCTTCTCCAGTTCTGCTAGGAGGGCTGCCGTGTCGTCATCACTGTCCTCATctgaatcatcatcatcatcttcatcttCCTAAGGGAAAAGCCAACAATAGAATTCAAGATCATCCCCTGACAAGAACAACCTTGAGGTCTTCACTTGCACAAGCTGCCCCTGACCCAACACAGTCAGTAAGGGTTCTGCCTACACAAGTCGGCATGTCATGATGACCCAATTGAGACTCAAGTGAGCATGGACAGAGTCCTGGGCTTATAACCAACACAAAGACTACAAGATTAATATTCAATGCTAATAAGCAAAAAACAATAGAGTAACCTGCTcattgtatacagtacatgtgcaGCCATCAGTGTGTAATGTTTGAGCCAAAGGGTGCGCTGTCATCCTATTTTGTGGATCCACATAAAGAACAAAAGACTGAGAAATGATGGCACAACCTTGAAGGGTCACATGGTTGTGTTTTACAGCCACTGATCCACAAATACGTAATACGGAATGCATGTGGATAACACCTGTGGGTTCCGTGTGGtgtccattttttttacattcccaCAAACTCCAATGGGAAGAAACAGACGGCGAAAACGGGCAAGAATAGGAACTGACGAGTTTTCTACATAGATACGTGAAAACATGTTCGTGTGCATGGGTCAGTGAAATAAATGAGTGGGCCGTCCACAAAAATGAAACGGatcaaaaatacattcatttgcgTGTAGCCTAAGGTTGCATTCACAAAGGCCAGGCTGAAGACATCAGTTTGCATCCAGTGTAGCGGGAGTAAGACTGAAAGGAAGGAAAACTGATGCAGGAACAAATCCTATAATTTTCTATCATATCAATTTTATCAAAGGTGGCATCAAACTCTGCCCAAGTCTCTGAACAAGAGCCATATTCAGTAAGGTACAAAACTTCAATTTTTCTGTAAAGACACAAAAGCAATTCGGAGCAAGATGGAAAAGAATCAAGTGTGCGTGGCCAGGAGTAATGTGCAAGTAGTTCATTTATATTTTAACATAAAGGCTGTGATCACACAGTGCTTAAATGAATTGAAAGTGCATACGTTTTTGCAAGTTTTACCATGAATTTGgccaatttaaaaaatgttaacacTGAGGTTTAAACTTTCAGaaatgggaagaaaaaaaaaaaaaaaaaaaaaaaaaaaaagggattcaAATCAGCCGAACGCATGCTAAACacgcaaaaacgcatgctttttcagtgcgtttaaaaacgcaacgaATGACTctggtcacacatggcgtttgtgatgcgttttttaaccggttaaggaccctttcccgttttttaatttccatttttcactccccaccttcaaaaatctataacttttttatttttacacgtaaaaagctataagacggctcgttttttgcgtaacaaattgcacttcatagtgatggtattaaatattccatgccatgtactgggaatcgagaaaaaaattccaaatgcagtgaaaatggtgaaaaaacgcgtttgcaccattttcttgtgggcttggatattacagctttcacttcacgccacaaatgacgcatctaatttattctttgggtcagtacgatcacagtgataccaaatttgtataggttttataatgttttcatacatttacaaaaattaaaacctcatgaacaaaaattttttttttattttgccgtcttcttgtgcttataactttttcatactttggtgtatggagttgagggtggtgtcatcttttgcgacttttgatgatgttttcaattatattatttttaggactgtacgaccttttgatcactttttatagaatttttaatttttttttaaatggcaaaaaagtgccagttttgactttggacgcgattttccgttacggggttaaacgcagtgaaaaaccgtttttataatttgatagatcaggcattttcggacgcggcgatacctaatgtgtttatgatttttactgtttatttatatttatatcagttctagggaaaggggggtgatttgaatttttaggtttttttattataatttctttttttaacttttttttttaatttttatttttactatttttcagactccctagtaaccctaggttgtctgatcgatcctaccatatactgccatactacagtatggcagcatatggggattttactcctcatacattacaatgtgctcatagcacattgtaatgaatgggttaacccgaatacacggcgggcggtcgcgaaccagttaaacACATTGCAGAAGCAAATGCAATTGATGACCAGCACCCAGGGTTCAGTCACACGTTGCAAATGTTAACCCGGCATGCATTTCCCCACCCCTGcataaacacaatataaacaccacgtgtgactgcaTTCCAACAGAGATTGGAActgggctttaaccccttaaggacgcagccattttacagcttaaggctcagcccgattttttggattctgacttgcttcgctttatatggttataacttttgaacactgttacttatcaaaacgattctgagattgttttttccccacatgttgtacttcattttagtggtaaattttggcagataagttttgcgtttatttacaaaaaaaagaaaatatgatgaattttttgaaaaatttgccattttcgaaattctaaatcatcacgttttcaggcagatagatttaccagctaaataagttgctgaataacatttcccatttgtctactttacattttcataatttctgaaatatctggataatttattttgacgtcacgcggcttacaaatagaatagcgattttccggattttcagaattgactattttggggataaattcagttttgaatgaaattttacatatttagcatcaaaaccccctatataatctacccattttcaaatctgcacccctcaagctatcagaaacagcttttacgaagattgttaaccccttgagatcttcatagtaattgaatcaaaatggaggtgaaatttagaatggtcatattgttcccttatacgttcatttagcactaaaatttacacatttccaaaatataaaaagagaaaacccaccatacaatttgttctgcaatttctcctgagtacaaagaccccccacatgtggccgttacttgttttatgggcgcacagcgagacgcagaagggaaggagcgccctgcagctgccaggattttagtttcctcattggccccttttgaaggctataaaatttttgattttgcgttattggggccatgtgatgccattttttttgcgggatgagatgctttttccattgttaccattttggggttggtatcacctattgttgaaaatttaggaactttttttgagggcaggagtagaaaagcatcaattctgtactggatttttgacttttttttttttggtgttcaccgtatagactaatagtcatgttatctttattctatgggttgatacgattacggggataccagacatgaatatattttcttacgttttactaaatttgtcaaacaaaaccctaatgtggggaaaaatctataatttttgtattgccatcttccaagtggcataactttgttacgtttttggctacggag includes:
- the CWC15 gene encoding spliceosome-associated protein CWC15 homolog; translation: MTTAARPTFEPARGGRGKGEGDLSQLSKQYSSRDLPSHTKIKYRQTTQDAPEEVRSRDFRRDLEERERVVVREKNRDRPPREHTSSVSKKPRLDQIPAANLDADDPLTDEDEDDDDDSDEDSDDDTAALLAELEKIKKERAEEQARKELEQKAEEERIRMENILSGNPLLNLASPVVSQASFKVKRRWDDDVVFKNCAKGVDEMKKEKRFVNDTLRSEFHKKFMEKYIK